The Endozoicomonas sp. 4G DNA segment TTCGGTGAGTGTTCTGAAGTCCTTCTGAATATCGGGCAGGATCTGGTTATGAACTTTGTCTCTCAGGGTGTTGTCCACCTGGTAATGGAAAGTAAACCAGATGTTCAGTGCGGACAGGGCATCCTGATGCGTCTCGCTGATTTCGGGTCCCAGAAGGTCTCGAAAACTTTGTTGGATCAAACCGTGTATTTGCTTGCCGTTAACCGTGTCATCCGGGGATAACGAACGATCCAGATACCAGCCTGCCCAACTGCAGATATCCGTTAAATCCCTCGGGGTAAACTCATGCTCTGGCAACAGTTCCTGATAAAATTGCCAGAGTGTCATCACACTGTTGGTGGCACTGCGTGCAATGTCGTCTATTTCAGACTCTCTTAGTTGAGAATCCGTTAGATTCCGTTGTTGTAACTGCTTGACCAGAGCCGGTTCCACAACCCTGTCCCTGAGGAATGCCTCGTCTAACCGTGGGTAGTAAGCCCTGGGTAGCTTCTCTTTCAGAGCCGGGTCCAGCTGGCGTCCGGCGTAAACACCCGGGTTGCCGGTAAGAATGACCCGATGTTTTTCGCTGACCGGGACCGGATGACCATTCACATAGATGCAGGGTTCCGGTTCCCATAAACCATTCAGGGATGCCAGCAATCCGGTTTGGGTCAGGTTGGCTTCATCCAGCACCAGCGTAAGGTATTCTCCGTCTTTGTTGGATCGGGCCTCGGCCCATTTCATCAGCATCCGGTTTTGCTGCACCATAGAGCGGTCGCCATCGCCGTATTGCCGCCACTGCCAGCGTTTCATCAGGCTTTGTTCGCTGTCAGAAGGGCCAAGGGAAATCACTGAGGCTGCTCCTGAAGCTTTTGCCATTTTGGCGGAAAAGTAACTTTTCCCGGTGCCGGTTTCTCCTTGCAGGAAGATTACGGGAGAGTCTGCAAGCCGGTCATGGAGTCGGGATAATCGACGGTTTTCACGATCCTGCTGATTGATATTACCCAGATAAAGATCCTCGGCCAGTGTTGACCAGAGCTTATCGTCAGAGTCCTGCAATGCCAGTGATTCAGACAATCGATGTTTTATACGTTCAATGCCTTCTGTTTTAGAATTCGTTGCTTTGGCTATGTGAAAACAATCGGTAGCCAGCGAGAGAAGGGCATCGGATCGGGTCTGCCCTGGTGGCAAAGTTAACTGCCAGCCAGAAGCCAGTGCATCCTGCAAACGTTTCATTTGTCTTGCTGGCCTGATGGCTAAGGATTGCCAGGGCTCCGCTGCCTCCAGATCCACTTCCAACCGGTACGCTATGGCCTGTCGTTGTTGTTCGGGACTGTGAGCCACGATCAAGGCACAAAGCTGGTCCAACAAAGTCAGTTGTCCAGACTCCGATGCAAAAGGAGGTTTATAGGGTAGACATTCGATATCCTCGAATAATGCCGGGTCAAAGGCTCTGGTCAGTTGCCATAGGTTTTGCTTGACAAAGGCTCTGTCCAATCGCTTGGCACTATTAACGATGTCATTTAACCGATCCGTGTCTACCGAGGCAGTTTGATCCTCACGAGCATCCGGCTCTTTACGGGCATCTGGCTCTTTACGGGCATCTGGCTCTTTACGGGCATCCGGCAGTAACCGCCAACAGACCACTTTCATAAAATCCCGCACGGACGGATTCTGACGAGTACCGTGGGTGATGACGCTATTGATGGCCTTGCGCCAGTGACAGGGTAAAAGCGGTAGAGACTGATCCTCCTGTTGTGCCCGCCGGGCAGCCAGTATCAGGTGATTCAATAAGGCTTCGGTCATTTTGGGCAAGGGATTACAAAGTCTGTCAGGTACGGTTTCAAAGGCTTTATAAAGTTGCTCAAGTGCTTGTTCTGGCAGTTCAGTCCGGGAGATACCATGCTTCTTTGCACTGATCTCCCAGACATCAAGTTCAGGACACGACTGCCCCTTGGCAACCAACGAATTGAATAGGGTCGATGCGCTTTGCTCAGACTCAGGCCAGAGAATGGTGACAGCAGCTTGTGGGTAGACCTGTAATTGGCCATTCACCAACAGAGGTTGCCCAATCATCAGGGGTTCCAGAAGCCGCTGAAGGGCGGGATTAGTTTCCAGCCCCCGCAATACGACAGGGTCGCCAGCAGTCAATGCCGCCTGCAACTTACTCTCACGTCGACCAAAAAACGCCTTTTGTTCCGAGGTGATATGGATATTATCAAATAGCTGGCTGAAGCTGGTCTGGTCATTGATCTGAATAACCAGAGGTGCTGATAGCTGGCTCTTTATCAAACTATTTATCCAATGACTGGCCTGGGCATGTTGCTGATAAGTGACGGTAGTAAAGCCCCTGGCTTTTTTACATGAGTTAGACAACAGGTGCCCATCATTTTCTGCCAGTCCCAGGGCATCCGGCTGCTGCCTGGTATGAACCACCTGAAGTCGGGGCTTCAGGCCGGTTGTCTCGCGAATGGTTTGCAATGAACCCAGTAAGCGAAACCAGAGCGCCTCAGTAAGAGCAGAGGTTACGGTAACGACTCCACCCGCCCGAACTTGTTCCAACAGACAGGTATTTGGGGTTGCATGGCCTTCAGGGGCAATAGCAATCGGGTTTAACCATTCCCTGATATTACTTTGGTTAATGATGATCGGGTTTCCTGCTGCATTACTGGAAAGCCCTTCCTCATTAGCATCAGACAGGCTTTGGAACAAAGCATAAAGCTCATCCTTCGCTACCGGCATCTGATAAAACTGAACATCGTCGGGTAGCTGGCAGACCTTGCCATTACTCTCAAAGCACTGTTGCGCCAGCATTTGTCGGATCGTCTGTTCAAAGGCCAGATCCTGCCAGTCAGCTCCTTTCAGAATCACCCGTTGTCCAGTTCGCAATGTCTCAAGCTTGCCGGGAAGGTGCTGGATTCGCCCCTGTTGATCAACACCGGGGCCACCCAACAACAACTGTCGCCAGTTGCTGTGCAAGTGGCAGTTAATAACAAGGGTAGTGTCGTCGTCCATAGCACTTTCGGCAGGGGGGAGTTCAGCCAGTAACGGTGGCACCCTGTCAGTAGCCATCGACGGGGCACTGTCGGTCGCACTGTCGGTCTGTGCGTCAAACTGCCAGGTATTGTCCGGTCGATTAATTCGTCGCCAGAAATCAGCACCGGGGGCATCGTCAGACTGGCCAACCGATGCCAACTGTTCAGGGGCTGCCAAAACCAACAGCGAAACATGCTCGCCCAGTGGGCGTTTTTTCTGGCTGACTTTGTCGTATAAACAGGGGTTATCAGGGTCCAGCAGGTCGTTGAATTTGGGCAGCTCCTCGCTGGTGAGCTTACGGATATCCAGCACCAGAGTTAATGGCTGAGAGCCTTCAAACAGCTTGCCTGAACTCAGCGTATGGCGACCCTCTTTGGAAATACTCAACCGGCTCACCAGGTTAGCCTGAGAGAGGTCATCAGGGTGGGAAATAACCGTGACATCCTGATTGCCATCGCCAGTCTGGTCAACCAAAAGCTGCCGAACCTCATCATCACTGGCGACAAAACGGAAATCGAAGGCATGAGCTGACTTTTGGCACGAGGAATCCGTTGAAGATACGGTTCTCGCTTTACCAGGTATCGACACCAAAGGGGGCGATACATTCAGGTTGGACATGACTTGAGAACAGATTGCTACTTGCTTTGCCTTTGATGACAGGCCCAGCTTTATTCTCTTGTCTGGCAGACCACGGCCACTATCATCAGGCACAGCACGCTCAGCCATGCGTTTGTTTATGTCGCCACCAATCTGACCATCCATAGCCAATCGCTCTCCTGTTATCTGAAGGACTGCATTGAAATTGTTTAATGTTATGACCTTCAGTCAGGATGGAAGTTCAGTTCGGGATAATGACTCATTCAGCGAATCCAGATTCACGCTGTGCAAAAACTCATCGGCGATGGTTGTCAGCTCATCGGATCTCAGCACCAGGGCATCACTGGTGTTTTGTACCTCCCGTAAGTAAGCATCTTCAACGGATTTCTGTAGCCGGTCAGAGTTTTTGATCGAAGACATCATGGCACACAGCTCATCGGCTGAGGATGGATCGTGAGCGCCATAGTTGCCCCATATTATTTTGACATCCCTGAAAGCAGCATCAGCCCAACAATACCTTAAACAACTCCCTTTCGAGTGTGTCATTTCATACAGGTAATAACTAAAGGCCTGCTGAATCCCATGTTGGCAATGGTCTTCTAAATTCCACTTAAGCATTTTCTCCTTATACGACGGCTTGAGGTGTTGTGCTTTTTCCAATGCCTCCTTATCATTTTTAAATTGTTTTTCCATCTGCTCATATTGATTTATTTTGTCAAAAATCGGCTTCAGGTATTCCGGGCTGTTGGCAATCATTCGTTGCATCAGGGCTTTGACTTTTTCGTTCATCACGGTCTCGCCCCATACAGGTTGCCCTATGATAATCACCGGACGGTGGTTTACCTTGAGCGAGCTTAACTGCTCAAATGCGGGATCATGTACCAACATTCGTTCTATATTCGGAATGCCCTCAGGTTCACGCGTCCAGGTTTTTTGTAAATATGAGCTGGCTAGCTTACCTTCAAGGAATGACGAAACCCCATCATGACTACCAGTGACGCGCGAGGTATACCACGTCATAAGGCGGAAGTTCTTATAAGCGGACTGCCATCGGTCGTTGTTTTTTTCTCTGGAAAATAACTTCTGATACCATTTTTTCAGGCAACGGGTGGCATCAACCTTGAGTTCATCAATGCTTCGCAGACGTATCAATAGACTATGGTGTCGGAAAAGCTGCACACTATTTCCCATAGTCGGCAATGGATCCAGCCAACCCAATCGCAGGGCTGCAAGGGCAAATTGAATAACCGAACGTTTGCTTATGTTACTTCTACTCAGAATAATTATTATTGAATTCAACCAACTTTCCGGGTCTGCTTTTCCTTCAACTACTATTTTCGAATAGAGCAATTTGAGTGGTTCAGTGACCTGATCTTCATCATTGTCGTGCAAGATTCGTATGATCGCCTCAACTATTGGTTCGCAACTATGATGGTCATAAGTCGTATCACCGACTAATTTTTGCTCCTCATAGCCCAATGTCTTTGTCTCCAGCGACTCTAACAGTGAGACACCCATGGAAAAGCTGGCTAACTCTTTTTTCTTCCAAAGTTTCTTTACTATGTCAGCAGTCGTTAGCCTGGTTTTTAGCAATACACTGTTGGTCTCAAGATTTGTTTTCAGTTCTTTCGGGGTGATGCCAAGGGTGTCAGCCAGACTTTGCAGTTGTGCTAAATCAGCCCCTTTCAGGAGATCACTGACCTTCTTTGACTCAGGGCCATGGCCCTTGACCTGCCTGATGGTCTGGAACTCAGGTAAGATTTTTGTTGCCTCGACAGGTGCCCCGCCCAAGTCTACTGACTCCCAGGTTTGGCCTCCATCTATGGAAGTCTCTGCAAAGGCATGGGCATGACTGATAATCAGCCGACATGGAATTCCAAAATAACGACACAGAGCAACAAAAACCGGCACCCGATGACGACAGCTCCCTCGCCGCTGTGTTACGAGGAATTCAAAGAAGTTTTTACCGGGGTCCGGGTCTGGTATGCCATCACCGGAAAAACTCCGGCAATAGTCCGCGATCGCCTCAATGCGTTGCGTCGTGGTTTTAGCCGCTGTTATGGGCTGTAAAAGCGCCGTTAATTCGGCTGGTGGCGGGTCATCAATGGGGTTAAACAGTTTGTTCAGTACGGTGTTCATACCTTCGCAGCAGCGGGCGTCAAACCGTGTTGATGGTACTGGTGGGACTGCTTGAGCCCGTGTTTTTTTGCCCGGTTTTCTGGCTTCTACGATATAAGTAAATTCAATATCCTGGTCGGCCCTGGCCTCTGGAACAGACAGTGTGTGCAGCCCACTGTATCGGTCCCTTAACAGGATAACTTGCCAAGCGGGTTTAGTACGCAGGGCTACGATCTGCTCGTCCGGCTTGAGGCCGGGCAATGCATATTCACCATTGACTGATCGCTTATTAAAGGTTGCCAGGGTTTGGTCTTTGGTTAATGTCACTTCCTGGCCAGATTCTGGTAGCCGGGCAGGCAGAAGGACTTCGGTTCCCTGCATGTGTCGATTATTAATGCTTAAGTATTTGACATGGCCCTCAGCAGACACATGAACATCCTCAACACTGAACCGATAAAGCCGGGTAGGAAAGCCTGGCTTGTTAAAAATAATAGCTTCGTTTATTTTTGGCACACTCCGGTTCTTGTAGTCCGTTCTCTTATCCAACACCGGAGCTTGTTTCCCGTAGACTTGTGGATTGTATTTTTTTGGAGCCTTATCACTATCAGTTGCGCCAACAGGTAATGCCGGAGCGTTATCGCCGTCAACAGCGCCGTCAACAGCGCCGTCAACAGTGCCGTCAACAGTGCCGTCAACAGCGGCTGGCTCGTCGATAAAGTCGTCTACCAAATGGTTCGGCAGGTCACTGATCTGATGCCAAAACTCAGTCCAGCATTGAACGTCATTGGCGTCCCATGCACTGATCCGACGATCAGCTTCAAGGAGATAAGGCTGGTTAGCTGATAATTTCAGTGTTAGTTGTTGTTCTTCCGTCATGGGAAAGACGCTATTAGCGTCCACGCCCGTCTTGCCAAACCTGTGAGCAAACCAGCATTGCTGCCAGTGTCGGTACAGTCCCCCGGTGAGAATATCGTCCGACTCATCCGGTTTCAGGGAAAGACCGGATGCCTGCCATTGGGTCTGGGCCACCCTTTTGATTATTTCTGTTTTGGTTTCCTCTGGACTCAGTTGAGCCTTAACGCAAATTTCATGGTGTTTTTCATCGGTACTATTGCGATCACTGCGTCGTATCAACCACGGACGATCCGTGCCCGATGTTTCGTTGAGCCAACGGCACAGGTCAGCATTAAACGCTCCTCTACCTATAGCAGGAGCCGATGAGCCGGGCAGCTTCTCCAGCGATGTTTTGGCGGCCATCAGATACAGCCGATAGTGCTTATTGAGGCACTGATGAAGGCCTTCTTTGGTAAAATCGCGCCCTCTCATAACAGCTCTGGCGGCATTTTGTAAATCACCACTGGTTGGCAGTAATTGTCGGTTTTGCTTTTGGAGCCTATCCCTTAATTGACAATGTATCCGGGTCAGAATTTCAGCCGCACTTTTTCCCTCCGGGGTCTCTGGCAACACTTTCTCAGCAATGGCCTGCAACTCTGTCGGGTTGTACTGGCGGATCGGCAAATGTCGAAAACGCCCTTTCAGTGCCGGTGATAAGGGTTTTCGACCGCTGTACTGGGGTGGGTTGATGGTGGCAAACAGGTGAAAACCCGGATGGGCGTCACCGGCCAGAATATCGTTTAACTCACCTTCCAGATGCTGGCTGTCGATCAGGTTCATTTCTGAAATCACCACGATGCCGCCTTTGGCTTTTGCCTCCTGGATCGTTTCGCACACTTCGTCCCAGGAACAGTCGCTGGCATTCAGGTAAAAGACTTTCGGCATCAACTCCTGCCGTTCCCTGGCCTGCTGTCTGATACTTTCGATCATCAGGTTCAGGGTGACATCCTTACCCCGCCCGGCGGGGCCTTCAATCAGTGTCGCCTGTCTTCCGCCGTGTTTTATACCGTGATGATAAGCCTGTTGGGCACGGCTTAAATCCTGCCCAATCCTTTGCACTAGCCCACAGACGGCTGAGCCGGAGGTATCAAAATCAGGTCGGTATTTTTTGGTGACTGCTGTGAAGGCTTTCTGAATTTTGGGCAGGGTATCGTTATGAACTTTGTCCTTCAGAGCGTTGTCCGGTTGGTAACGGGCAGTAAACCAGATGTCCAGTGCGGACAGGGCATCTCGATCAGCCTCGTTGACTTCGGGTCCCAATACATCCCGAAAACTTTGTTGGATCAAACCGTCCATTTGTCGGCAGGTCACCGTGTCACCGGGGGATAACGAACGATCCAGATACCAGCCCACCCAACTGCAGATATCCGTTAAGTCCCTTGGGGTAAACTCATGTTCGGGTAACAGTTCCTGATAATATTGCCAGAGTGTCATAACACTGTTAGTGGCACTACGGGCAATGTCGTTTATTTTAAGCTCTTTTGGTTGAGACTCCTTTAGTTGAGACTCCCTTAGTTGAGACTCCCTTAGTTGAGACTCCGGCAGCTGCCGTTTTTGTAATTGTCGTTGTAATTGTTGTTGTAACTGATTGACCAGAGCCGGTTCCACCACCCTGTCCCTGAGGAATGCCTGGTCTAGCCGTGGGTAGTAAGCTTTGGGCAGTTTCTCTTTCAGGGCCGGGTCCATCCGGCGTCCGGCGTAATGATCCGGGTTACCGGTAAGAATGACCCGGTGTTTTTCGCTGACCGGGACAGGATGGCCATTTACGTAGATGCAGGGTTTCGGTTCCCATAAACCATTCAAAGACGCCAGTAAGGCGGTTTGGGCCAGATTGGCTTCATCCAGAATCAGGGTAATGTATTCACCGTCTTTATTGGATCGGGCCTCGGCCCATTCCATCAGCATCCGGTTTTGCTGTTTCATAGCGCGGTCGCCATCGGCGTGCTGGTGCCACTGCCAGCGTTTCATCAGGGTTTGTTCAGTGTCAGAAGGGCCAAGGGACAGCACCGTAGCCGGTCCTGAAGCTTTTGCCATTTTGGCGGAAAAGTAACTTTTGCCGGTGCCGGTTTCTCCTTGCAGGAAGATAACGGGAGAGTCCGTAAGTCTGTCATGGAGTCGGGATAATCGACGGTTTTCACGATCCTGCTGATTGATCTTACCGTGATAAAGATCCTCGGCCAGTGCTGACCAGGGCTTATCACCAGCTAAAGGCTTATCACCAGCTAAAGGCTTATCATCAGCGTCCTGCAATACCAATGTTTCAGACAGTCGATGTTTTATACGTTCAATGCCTTCTGTTTTGGATTTTGCTGTTCTGGCCATTTGAAAACAATCGGCGGCCAGCCCGTGAATAGCATCGGAGCGGGTCTGCCCTTCTGGCAAAGTTAATTGCCAGCCAGAAGCCAGTGCATCCTGCAAACGTTTAATCTGTCTTGATGGCCTGATGGCTAAAGGTTGGTGGAGCTCTGCGGCCTTCAGATCCACTTCCAACTGATGCGCTATGGCCTGTTGTTGTTTTTCAGGCATGTAAGCCACGATCATTGCGCAGAATTCGTCCAGATTTTTTTTTTTCGTCCCGCAGCGGAATAGGCCTTTCATACGACAGTTGTAATGCTTTGTTAAAGATTGTTGAGTCAAAGGCTCTGGCCAGTGGCCACAGGTTTTGCTTCACAAACGCCCTATCCAACCGGGGGACCCCGCTAATGATGGCCGTTAATTGATCCGGGTCAACCGAAGCGGCTTGATCCGGCTTTTTATAGGCATTTGGCTTTTCATGAGCATCCGGCAATAACTGCCAACAGGCCACTTTCATAAAATCCCGCACCGTCGGATGCTGGCGGGTGCCATGGGTAATGGTGCTATTGATGGCCTTGCGCCAGTGATAAGGCAAGAGCTGTGAAGACTGGTCAAGCTGCTGTGCCCGCCGGGCAGCCAATATCAGGTTATTTAACAGGGTTTCGGTGATTTCAGGCAGAGGGCTACAAAGCTCAGTGGGTACGGTTTTAAAAGCTTCGTAAAGTTCATTAAGTGCTTGTTCTGGCAGCTCGGTCCGGGGAATACCATGCCTGTGGGCGTTAATACCCCAGAGATCAACCTCGGGACACGGCTCGCCCGTGGCAACCATCGAACGAAATATTGAAGAAGGGCTGTTCGCCGACTCAGGCCAGAGCACGGTGACCTGAGCCTGCGGGTAGGTCTGTAATTGGCCATTCACCAACAGAGGTTGCCCGACAACCAGAGGTTCCAGCAGCTGTTGCAGGGTTGAATTGCTTTCCAACCCTCGCAACACCACTGGCCTGCCAGTGGTCAATGCCTCCTGCAAGCCACTTGGGCGTCGTCCAAAATGGGCTTTTTGTTCCGAAGTGATATGAACATTATCGAATAGCTGGCTGAAGCGGGTCTGGTTATTGACCTGAATGACCAGGGGGGCTGTGGGGTCATTGTTTGTCGGGTAATTGTTTGTCGGGTCATTGTTTATCAGGTCATCGTTGATCCAATGACTTGCCTGGGCGTGTTGCTGATAAGTCACCGCACTAAAAGCAGAGTTAATTCTAACGTTGGAAAGAGGGGGCTTATCGTTTTCTGTCAACCCCAATGCTTCCGGCTGCTGTCTTGAATGAGCCACCTGAAGCCGGGGCGCCAGGCCGGTCGTTTTGCGAATAGTGTGCAATGATCCCAACAAACGAAACCAGATGGCCTCAGTAAGAGGAGACGTCACGGTAACGACACCACCCGCCCGAACCTGTTCTAACAGACAGGTGTTAGGAACTGCATAGCCTTCCGGGGCAATGGCAATCGGATTTAGCCATTCGCTGATATTACTTTCGTTGATGATGATCGGGTTGGGTGGTGCCTGCTCTTTATCATCTTCCTGGTCAGAAGGGCAGGGCAGGCTCTGGAACAGTAAACGAAGTTCGTTTTTCTCTACCGGCATCTGATAAAACTGAACATCGTCGGGTAACGGACAGATCTTGCCATTGCTCTCAAAACACTTGTGCGCCAGCATTTGTCGAATCGTCTGCTCAAAGGCCAAATCCTGCCAGTCGGCTCCTTTCAGGATCACCCGTTGTCCGGCTCTTAATGTCTCAAGCCTGCCGGGGAGGTGCTGGATTCGCCCCTGTTCATCGACACCGGGGCCACCCAACAACAACTGTCGCCAGTTGCTGTGCAAGTGGCAGTCAATAACAAGGGTAGTGTCGTCGTCCATAGTCCTTTCGGGGGGGAGTTCAGCCAGTAATGGTGGAACCTCATCAATATCCATCGACGGGGCATTGTTGCTCTGTGGGTCAAATTGCCAGGTATTATCAGGTCGATTAATCCGCCGCCAGAAATCAGCACCGGGAGCATCGTCAGACTGACCAACCGATGCCAACTGTTCAGGGTCTGCCAAAACTAACAGCGAAACATGCTCACCCAGGGGGCATTTCTTTTGGCGGACTTTGTCGTATAAACAGGGGTTGTCTGGATCCAGCAGATCGTTGAATTTTGGCAATTCCTCGCCAGTGAGCTTTCGGATATCCATCACCAGAGTCAATGGCTGCGGGCCTTCAAACAGCTTGCCTGAACTCAGCCTATGGCGACCTTCTTCGGAAATAGTCAACCGGCTCACCAGGTTGGCCTGTGAGAGGTCATCGGGGTGTGAAATAACAGCGACGTCCTGACGTTTATCGCAGGTCTGGTCAACCAAAAGCTGTCGAACCTCGTCATCACTGGCGACAAAACGGAAATCGAAAGCATGGGATGACTTTTGGTACGGAGTGTCCGTTGAGGATACGGTTCTCGCTTTACCGGGGGTCGCTGAAGATGGCGATATTTTCAGGTTGGACACTGCTTCAGAGCAGGCTTTTACCTGCTTTGCCTTCGATAAATCCAGCGTTGCTCGCTTGGCTGGCACGCTGTTATCAGGCACGCTGTTACCAGGCACGCTGTTACCAGGCACACCTAGCTCAACAACGGGTTTGTTTATGTCGCCACCAATCTGACCATCCATAGTCAATCTCTCTCCTGTTATCTGAAGGACTGCATTGAAAGTGTTTAATGCTATGACCTTCAGTCAGGATGGAAGTTCAGTTCAGGATAATGACTCACTCAGTGAATCCAGATTCACGCTGTGCAAAAACTCATTGGCGATGGCTGTTAAATCACCGTGTCTCAGCACCAGGGCATCACTGGCGTTATTTACCTCCCGCAAGTAGGCATCTTCAACGGAATCCTGGAACCTCCAAGAGCTTATGATGACAGACATCATGGCATGCAGCTCAATGGGTGAGGATGGGTCGTGAGAACCATAGGTATCATCG contains these protein-coding regions:
- a CDS encoding AAA family ATPase, which encodes MPEKQQQAIAHQLEVDLKAAELHQPLAIRPSRQIKRLQDALASGWQLTLPEGQTRSDAIHGLAADCFQMARTAKSKTEGIERIKHRLSETLVLQDADDKPLAGDKPLAGDKPWSALAEDLYHGKINQQDRENRRLSRLHDRLTDSPVIFLQGETGTGKSYFSAKMAKASGPATVLSLGPSDTEQTLMKRWQWHQHADGDRAMKQQNRMLMEWAEARSNKDGEYITLILDEANLAQTALLASLNGLWEPKPCIYVNGHPVPVSEKHRVILTGNPDHYAGRRMDPALKEKLPKAYYPRLDQAFLRDRVVEPALVNQLQQQLQRQLQKRQLPESQLRESQLRESQLKESQPKELKINDIARSATNSVMTLWQYYQELLPEHEFTPRDLTDICSWVGWYLDRSLSPGDTVTCRQMDGLIQQSFRDVLGPEVNEADRDALSALDIWFTARYQPDNALKDKVHNDTLPKIQKAFTAVTKKYRPDFDTSGSAVCGLVQRIGQDLSRAQQAYHHGIKHGGRQATLIEGPAGRGKDVTLNLMIESIRQQARERQELMPKVFYLNASDCSWDEVCETIQEAKAKGGIVVISEMNLIDSQHLEGELNDILAGDAHPGFHLFATINPPQYSGRKPLSPALKGRFRHLPIRQYNPTELQAIAEKVLPETPEGKSAAEILTRIHCQLRDRLQKQNRQLLPTSGDLQNAARAVMRGRDFTKEGLHQCLNKHYRLYLMAAKTSLEKLPGSSAPAIGRGAFNADLCRWLNETSGTDRPWLIRRSDRNSTDEKHHEICVKAQLSPEETKTEIIKRVAQTQWQASGLSLKPDESDDILTGGLYRHWQQCWFAHRFGKTGVDANSVFPMTEEQQLTLKLSANQPYLLEADRRISAWDANDVQCWTEFWHQISDLPNHLVDDFIDEPAAVDGTVDGTVDGAVDGAVDGDNAPALPVGATDSDKAPKKYNPQVYGKQAPVLDKRTDYKNRSVPKINEAIIFNKPGFPTRLYRFSVEDVHVSAEGHVKYLSINNRHMQGTEVLLPARLPESGQEVTLTKDQTLATFNKRSVNGEYALPGLKPDEQIVALRTKPAWQVILLRDRYSGLHTLSVPEARADQDIEFTYIVEARKPGKKTRAQAVPPVPSTRFDARCCEGMNTVLNKLFNPIDDPPPAELTALLQPITAAKTTTQRIEAIADYCRSFSGDGIPDPDPGKNFFEFLVTQRRGSCRHRVPVFVALCRYFGIPCRLIISHAHAFAETSIDGGQTWESVDLGGAPVEATKILPEFQTIRQVKGHGPESKKVSDLLKGADLAQLQSLADTLGITPKELKTNLETNSVLLKTRLTTADIVKKLWKKKELASFSMGVSLLESLETKTLGYEEQKLVGDTTYDHHSCEPIVEAIIRILHDNDEDQVTEPLKLLYSKIVVEGKADPESWLNSIIIILSRSNISKRSVIQFALAALRLGWLDPLPTMGNSVQLFRHHSLLIRLRSIDELKVDATRCLKKWYQKLFSREKNNDRWQSAYKNFRLMTWYTSRVTGSHDGVSSFLEGKLASSYLQKTWTREPEGIPNIERMLVHDPAFEQLSSLKVNHRPVIIIGQPVWGETVMNEKVKALMQRMIANSPEYLKPIFDKINQYEQMEKQFKNDKEALEKAQHLKPSYKEKMLKWNLEDHCQHGIQQAFSYYLYEMTHSKGSCLRYCWADAAFRDVKIIWGNYGAHDPSSADELCAMMSSIKNSDRLQKSVEDAYLREVQNTSDALVLRSDELTTIADEFLHSVNLDSLNESLSRTELPS